A region from the Roseofilum reptotaenium CS-1145 genome encodes:
- the rpsF gene encoding 30S ribosomal protein S6 has protein sequence MTIRNFVYETMYILRPDLTDEQVSQMIEKYQSLIRDEGGTIAETQHRGKRRLAYEIARQREGIYIQMNYTVEGRVIAQLERAMRLSEEVIRYLTIKQEVQQESEPEPEPVEV, from the coding sequence ATGACGATACGAAATTTTGTTTACGAAACGATGTACATCCTGCGTCCTGATTTAACGGACGAACAGGTAAGCCAGATGATTGAAAAGTATCAAAGCCTCATTCGAGATGAGGGGGGTACGATTGCAGAAACCCAACACCGAGGCAAACGCCGTCTAGCTTATGAAATTGCTAGACAACGGGAAGGGATCTATATTCAGATGAACTATACCGTAGAGGGTCGGGTGATTGCCCAGCTAGAAAGAGCGATGCGCCTATCGGAAGAAGTCATTCGATATCTGACGATTAAACAAGAAGTACAGCAAGAGTCAGAGCCAGAACCCGAACCGGTTGAAGTTTAA
- a CDS encoding Uma2 family endonuclease, with protein sequence MTSTLAQSQSHIPLPSIPPLANGDRLTRLEFERRYFNMPKLKKAELIKGVVYMASPLRFTPHAEPHGWLITWLGVYSAAKPDVQMGIEPTVRLDMDNELQPDGVLLIRPECGGQATLSEDGYLEGPPELVVEVAASSAAIDLGNKKRAYRRNGIQEYIVWQVFDRRIDWFRLEDGDYVNLEPDETGVICSRSFPDLSLDVGAMIEGNMAQVLTMC encoded by the coding sequence ATGACTTCGACATTAGCTCAATCTCAGAGCCATATTCCTTTACCGTCTATTCCACCTCTGGCAAATGGCGATCGCCTCACCCGCCTAGAATTTGAGCGTCGCTATTTTAACATGCCAAAACTCAAGAAAGCGGAATTAATTAAAGGAGTAGTATACATGGCTTCCCCTCTACGATTTACCCCCCATGCTGAACCCCACGGATGGTTAATCACTTGGCTGGGAGTATACAGTGCTGCCAAGCCTGATGTACAAATGGGAATTGAGCCAACGGTGCGGTTAGATATGGACAATGAACTGCAACCGGATGGGGTATTACTCATTCGTCCAGAGTGTGGGGGACAAGCGACATTGAGTGAAGACGGATACTTAGAAGGGCCGCCGGAATTAGTGGTAGAAGTGGCTGCAAGTAGTGCTGCAATTGACTTGGGAAATAAAAAACGAGCCTATCGACGCAATGGTATCCAAGAATATATTGTATGGCAGGTCTTTGATCGCCGGATTGATTGGTTTCGGTTAGAGGATGGAGATTATGTGAACTTGGAACCCGATGAAACGGGGGTCATTTGCTCTCGAAGTTTTCCCGATTTGTCGTTAGATGTAGGAGCAATGATTGAAGGGAATATGGCGCAAGTTTTAACCATGTGTTGA